From Chryseobacterium shandongense, the proteins below share one genomic window:
- a CDS encoding ferritin, which produces MNTNRLSEAMEKALSDQMNKEIHAAHVFLSYGIWADDKGYQGIANFLYRHAQEERNHSIKFMEYVLNRGGKPKVEAIPAPPADPESLTACFEGVFKHEVDNTTAIYRLVDMALEEKDWATWNFMQWFVQEQIEEETLAMNLMDKLKIAGGDRATDESLFTLDKTLEKAPNDVPLAQEATGDNP; this is translated from the coding sequence ATGAATACCAACAGACTTTCCGAAGCGATGGAAAAAGCGCTTAGTGATCAAATGAATAAAGAGATCCATGCAGCACACGTTTTTCTATCATACGGAATTTGGGCAGATGACAAAGGATACCAGGGAATTGCCAACTTCCTTTACAGGCACGCTCAGGAAGAAAGAAATCATTCTATCAAATTTATGGAATATGTGCTGAATAGAGGTGGTAAACCGAAAGTGGAAGCAATACCTGCACCACCGGCTGATCCGGAGTCTTTAACAGCATGTTTTGAAGGGGTCTTCAAACACGAAGTAGATAATACAACAGCTATTTACAGGCTTGTAGATATGGCGCTAGAGGAAAAAGACTGGGCGACGTGGAACTTTATGCAATGGTTCGTTCAGGAACAGATTGAAGAAGAAACATTGGCCATGAACCTTATGGACAAACTTAAAATCGCAGGTGGTGACCGTGCTACCGACGAATCATTATTTACTTTGGATAAAACATTGGAAAAAGCACCGAATGATGTGCCTCTCGCACAGGAAGCAACGGGTGACAATCCATAA
- the ychF gene encoding redox-regulated ATPase YchF — protein sequence MKCGIVGLPNVGKSTLFNCLSNAKAQSANYPFCTIEPNLGTVSVPDQRLFELEKIVKPERVLPAVVEIVDIAGLVKGASKGEGLGNQFLANIRECEAIIHVLRCFDNGNIVHVEGSVDPLRDKEIIDIELQLKDLETVGKAVEKAKKFIKSGKKEDILAYETLQSLQKFLEDGKNAREFSTDDFTKTIVGEVQLLTNKPVLYVCNVDENSIKNGNEWIGKIEEMAKNEGAEVVVLAAQIEADINELETFEEREIFLEELGLTEPGVNRLIRKAYDLLKLQTYFTAGVKEVRAWTIGQGWTAPQAAGVIHTDFEKGFIRAEVIKYDDYMQYGSEAKVKEAGKLSVEGKEYIVKDGDIMHFRFNV from the coding sequence ATGAAATGTGGAATCGTAGGCTTACCGAATGTAGGTAAATCAACTCTTTTTAACTGTCTGAGCAACGCAAAAGCACAGTCGGCCAACTATCCTTTCTGTACCATCGAACCCAACCTGGGAACAGTTTCCGTACCGGACCAGAGATTGTTCGAGCTGGAAAAAATAGTAAAACCGGAAAGAGTTTTGCCAGCGGTTGTAGAAATCGTGGACATTGCAGGCCTTGTGAAAGGAGCGAGCAAGGGAGAAGGATTGGGAAACCAGTTTTTGGCAAACATCCGCGAATGTGAGGCGATTATCCATGTATTGAGATGTTTTGATAATGGAAATATCGTACACGTAGAAGGTTCCGTAGATCCGTTAAGAGACAAAGAAATTATCGATATCGAACTCCAGCTGAAAGACCTTGAAACGGTAGGAAAAGCGGTTGAAAAAGCTAAGAAATTCATCAAATCAGGAAAAAAGGAAGATATCCTTGCATATGAAACATTGCAGAGCCTTCAGAAATTTTTGGAAGACGGTAAGAATGCCAGAGAATTTTCAACCGATGATTTCACTAAAACCATTGTCGGAGAGGTTCAGCTTTTAACCAACAAACCGGTGCTTTATGTTTGTAATGTGGATGAAAACTCCATCAAAAACGGAAATGAATGGATCGGTAAAATTGAAGAAATGGCTAAAAATGAAGGAGCTGAAGTCGTTGTATTGGCCGCTCAGATTGAAGCAGATATCAACGAACTGGAAACGTTTGAAGAAAGAGAAATTTTCCTTGAAGAATTAGGTCTTACGGAACCGGGGGTAAACCGTCTGATCAGAAAAGCGTATGATTTGTTGAAACTTCAGACCTATTTTACGGCCGGAGTTAAGGAAGTAAGAGCCTGGACGATCGGACAGGGATGGACAGCACCTCAGGCTGCAGGAGTAATCCACACCGATTTTGAAAAAGGTTTCATTCGTGCGGAAGTCATCAAATACGATGACTATATGCAATACGGTTCCGAAGCAAAAGTGAAAGAAGCCGGAAAGCTTTCGGTAGAAGGTAAAGAATACATCGTGAAAGATGGTGACATCATGCACTTCAGATTCAACGTCTAG
- a CDS encoding bacteriocin-like protein, which yields MKNLKKISREQLKQVKGAGPNVPACPVGHLWRCEALGVCDEELDQWDCLCGCYPVDKIPHPTSASR from the coding sequence ATGAAAAATCTTAAGAAAATTTCAAGAGAACAATTAAAACAAGTAAAGGGTGCAGGTCCTAATGTTCCGGCATGTCCTGTGGGACATTTGTGGAGATGCGAAGCACTTGGAGTATGTGATGAAGAACTTGATCAGTGGGATTGTCTTTGCGGATGTTATCCTGTAGATAAAATTCCTCATCCAACATCTGCTTCAAGATAA